One Dictyoglomus turgidum DSM 6724 DNA window includes the following coding sequences:
- a CDS encoding HypC/HybG/HupF family hydrogenase formation chaperone, which yields MCLGVPLRIVEVKEGNIAIADMGGSTLEISTIFTPEVKVGDYVLVHAGFSISILSNEEAEEIISALGELER from the coding sequence ATGTGTCTTGGAGTTCCATTAAGGATTGTAGAAGTAAAAGAGGGAAACATAGCAATAGCTGATATGGGAGGATCTACTTTGGAAATAAGCACTATTTTCACTCCAGAAGTTAAAGTAGGAGATTATGTATTGGTTCATGCAGGATTTTCCATAAGCATTCTTTCTAATGAAGAGGCAGAAGAGATAATATCAGCTTTAGGAGAGCTTGAAAGATAA
- the hypD gene encoding hydrogenase formation protein HypD — protein MEIKELLQKIKSISKKEINIMEFCGTHTHEIFRYGIRQILPENVHLLSGPGCPVCVTAEEDIDYIIALSEEYNLGIITFGDLVNVPGSLGSLNHLRAKGKEIKVIYSPLEALNIAKENPNKKYLLVGIGFETTAPHLAYTLIKAKEENIKNLYFLSLHKLTPPAMKAILDMGEIKLDGIIGPGHVSTIIGRTGWKEVFEAYRIPFVIMGFKPEEIIRGIYHLIKIIEEGEPKLLNTYEKSVKEEGNKYALETMYKIFKKGPANWRGLGVIENSGLLLKEEFEEFDVRKIYPLKIEKKPEKNNFCRCGEVLRGVLKPTDCPLFGKACTPENPKGPCMVSSEGTCSAYYLYGGE, from the coding sequence ATGGAAATAAAAGAACTCCTACAAAAGATAAAATCCATTTCTAAAAAAGAAATAAATATAATGGAATTTTGTGGCACCCATACCCATGAGATATTCCGTTATGGTATAAGGCAAATTCTTCCTGAAAATGTTCATCTCCTTTCAGGTCCAGGATGCCCCGTGTGTGTCACTGCAGAAGAAGATATTGACTATATTATTGCTCTTTCTGAAGAATACAATTTGGGTATTATTACCTTTGGAGATTTGGTTAATGTACCAGGAAGCTTGGGAAGTTTAAATCACTTAAGGGCAAAGGGAAAAGAAATAAAGGTAATATACTCTCCCTTAGAAGCATTAAATATTGCCAAAGAAAATCCCAATAAAAAATATCTTCTTGTGGGAATAGGCTTTGAAACTACTGCTCCTCATTTAGCCTATACCCTTATAAAAGCAAAAGAAGAAAATATTAAAAATTTATATTTTCTATCCCTTCATAAACTTACTCCTCCCGCCATGAAAGCCATATTGGATATGGGAGAGATAAAGCTTGATGGAATTATTGGTCCTGGACATGTATCCACCATAATAGGAAGGACAGGATGGAAAGAGGTATTTGAAGCATATAGAATACCCTTTGTAATCATGGGATTTAAACCAGAGGAAATCATACGTGGAATATATCATCTTATAAAGATTATTGAAGAAGGAGAGCCAAAGCTCTTAAATACCTATGAAAAAAGTGTTAAAGAAGAAGGAAATAAATATGCCCTTGAAACCATGTACAAAATATTTAAAAAGGGACCTGCCAATTGGCGTGGTCTTGGAGTCATAGAAAATAGCGGTCTCTTATTGAAAGAAGAATTTGAAGAATTTGATGTGAGAAAAATTTACCCATTAAAAATAGAAAAAAAGCCAGAAAAGAATAATTTTTGCAGATGTGGGGAGGTTTTGAGAGGTGTTTTAAAGCCCACTGATTGTCCTCTCTTTGGAAAGGCATGTACACCAGA
- a CDS encoding ABC transporter ATP-binding protein → MEKILEVKNISKIYSVGSLFSRIRITAVDNVSFYIKPAEIFTLAGESGCGKTTLSKIILGFEEPNYGEILYEGKSTKNIDRIEFMKKVQGVFQNPFESFNPLITIEDIFFETIYNFKLATNKNEAIKIIEEKLNAVGLSFDDIHNRYPNELSGGQLQRASIARSLLTNPSILIADEPVSMVDASLRMSIINLFSKLKNQIGLSVLYITHDLATAYYVGDRIAIMFRGNIVEMGPVNKVLLYPKHPYTQLLLESIPKADPEKKWRENVTIADIEYTEYLKEGCKFAGRCSFVRDICKKEKPKEIMIDDVLVRCHLYSENKTTISA, encoded by the coding sequence ATGGAAAAAATTTTAGAGGTAAAAAACATATCTAAAATATATTCGGTGGGAAGCTTGTTTTCAAGAATAAGAATTACTGCAGTTGATAATGTGTCTTTTTATATTAAACCTGCAGAAATATTTACCTTAGCTGGGGAGAGTGGTTGTGGAAAGACAACTTTATCAAAGATAATACTGGGCTTTGAGGAACCCAATTATGGAGAAATACTTTATGAGGGTAAATCAACAAAAAATATCGATAGAATAGAATTTATGAAAAAGGTACAAGGAGTATTCCAGAATCCATTTGAAAGTTTTAATCCCCTTATTACTATTGAGGACATATTCTTTGAAACTATATACAACTTTAAACTAGCCACAAATAAAAATGAAGCAATAAAAATAATTGAGGAAAAACTTAATGCTGTAGGATTATCCTTTGATGATATTCATAACCGTTATCCCAATGAGCTTTCTGGTGGACAACTCCAAAGGGCATCAATAGCCCGATCTCTTTTAACTAATCCCTCTATTCTTATAGCAGACGAGCCCGTATCCATGGTAGATGCCTCTTTAAGAATGTCCATTATTAATTTATTTTCAAAATTAAAAAATCAAATCGGATTAAGTGTATTATATATAACCCACGATCTTGCCACCGCTTATTATGTTGGTGATCGTATCGCAATTATGTTCCGTGGAAATATTGTTGAAATGGGACCCGTAAATAAAGTGTTATTGTACCCTAAACACCCCTATACTCAACTTCTATTAGAATCAATTCCTAAGGCAGACCCGGAGAAGAAATGGAGAGAAAATGTAACAATTGCAGATATTGAATATACAGAATATTTAAAGGAAGGCTGTAAATTCGCGGGAAGATGTAGTTTTGTCAGAGACATTTGTAAGAAAGAAAAACCAAAAGAAATTATGATAGATGATGTTTTAGTAAGATGTCATCTATATAGCGAAAATAAAACAACTATATCTGCTTAA
- a CDS encoding ABC transporter ATP-binding protein codes for MSIILKTENLKAFYILKYLGEERVIKAVNGINLEIPENEIYGIAGESGCGKSTLLKVLLATLDPPLKHIDGSLYYNFDNNFIDVLRSPKEELKKFRWKFISYIPQGSMHVLNPVKKVKDTFLEFLESHVKEKDKKDYLELSIEHLRELGLSPETLEAYPHQLSGGMRQRVVIALSTLLHPQIILADEPTTALDVVAQRAVIQLLKRIQNTLQNTIIIVTHDMGIHAQITTKMAIMYAGKIVESASTKEIFKNPLHPYTKYLIQSLPHIGDKEPREGIQGSPPSLISLPPGCAFHPRCPYAQPICKSEEPTLKEVSSEHKVACFIAS; via the coding sequence ATGAGTATAATATTAAAAACAGAAAATCTAAAGGCTTTTTATATTTTAAAATATTTGGGAGAAGAAAGGGTTATAAAAGCAGTAAATGGCATAAATTTAGAAATTCCCGAAAATGAAATATATGGAATTGCAGGCGAATCTGGTTGTGGAAAATCTACTTTATTGAAAGTCTTACTCGCCACCTTAGATCCACCACTAAAACATATAGATGGATCCCTTTATTATAATTTTGATAATAATTTCATAGATGTCTTAAGAAGCCCTAAGGAGGAACTTAAAAAATTCAGATGGAAATTTATATCCTACATTCCTCAAGGATCTATGCATGTTCTTAATCCCGTTAAAAAAGTGAAGGATACCTTTCTTGAATTTCTAGAAAGTCATGTTAAAGAAAAAGATAAAAAAGATTATTTAGAATTATCAATAGAGCACTTAAGAGAACTTGGCCTTTCTCCTGAAACATTAGAAGCTTATCCGCATCAGCTTTCTGGAGGAATGAGACAAAGAGTTGTTATTGCACTCTCTACTCTTTTACATCCCCAAATTATACTTGCAGATGAGCCTACAACTGCCTTAGATGTAGTTGCTCAAAGAGCAGTAATTCAACTTTTAAAAAGAATTCAAAATACGCTCCAGAACACCATCATAATAGTAACTCACGACATGGGGATACATGCTCAAATAACCACAAAAATGGCAATAATGTATGCAGGAAAAATTGTAGAAAGTGCTTCTACAAAAGAGATATTTAAAAACCCACTTCATCCTTATACCAAATATCTGATACAATCCTTACCCCATATAGGAGACAAGGAACCAAGAGAAGGAATACAAGGAAGTCCTCCATCTCTTATATCTCTACCTCCAGGTTGTGCTTTCCATCCCAGATGTCCCTATGCTCAGCCAATTTGTAAATCTGAAGAACCAACATTAAAGGAAGTTTCTTCAGAACATAAAGTTGCTTGTTTTATAGCCAGTTAG
- a CDS encoding nucleoside hydrolase produces the protein MFYSQLDMNKIPVILDTDIGTDMDDTWALAMLLNSPELDPKLITTVNGDTLYRAKLVAKLLKIAGKKIPTKMEPKLK, from the coding sequence TTGTTTTATAGCCAGTTAGACATGAACAAAATTCCAGTAATACTTGACACTGACATAGGCACAGATATGGATGACACTTGGGCTTTAGCAATGCTACTAAACTCTCCAGAACTTGATCCAAAATTGATCACTACCGTAAACGGAGATACTTTATATCGTGCCAAACTTGTGGCGAAGTTATTAAAGATTGCAGGAAAAAAGATACCGACGAAAATGGAGCCGAAATTAAAGTAG